From a single Metopolophium dirhodum isolate CAU chromosome 6, ASM1992520v1, whole genome shotgun sequence genomic region:
- the LOC132946851 gene encoding E3 ubiquitin-protein ligase MARCHF5-like isoform X2 codes for MNLNNRLTSQKHCWVCFGTDDDDYESNRDWVSPCKCRGSTRWVHQDCVQRWVDEKLKENLSVKAHCPQCHTQYIIVYDEVNYFVRILNKLDKTANQLCPFLAAGVVVSTLYWSAASYGAITMMQVMGEREAITMMENTDSYMLLLVLPSIPLSLILGKTINWEETLLLFVQRFTSQLPLLRTIMPSFLCEPVNNSTSTVQFNSVVNPTTTLCAALLLPTTATVVGNLLFDNSSYSYLQKTLLGGLVYIAVKGVFRIYQRQHNIIKERTRKVIDYPETDTEENN; via the exons GCAGAAACATTGTTGGGTTTGTTTTGGTactgatgatgatgattatgaAAGTAACAGAGATTGGGTGTCACCATGTAAATGTCGCGGTTCCACACGATGG GTTCATCAGGATTGTGTTCAACGTTGGGTTGATGAAAAACTGAAAGAAAATCTTAGTGTTAAAGCACATTGCCCTCAATGccacacacaatatattattgtgtatgatGAAGTCA ATTACTTTGTTCGAATACTAAACAAACTTGATAAGACAGCTAATCAGCTATGTCCTTTTTTGGCAGCTGGTGTTGTGGTCAGCACTCTTTATTGGTCAGCAGCTTCTTATGGAGCAATAACGATGATGcag GTAATGGGTGAAAGAGAAGCTATAACAATGATGGAGAATACAGATTCATATATGTTGCTCTTGGTGTTGCCATCAATACCTCTCAGTCTAATTTTAGGCAAAACGATTAATTGGGAGGAAACCTTACTGTTATTTGTGCAGAGATTTACTTCACAACTACCCTTGTTAAGAACCATCATGCCTTCgttttt gtGTGAACCTGTTAACAATTCAACGAGTACAGTCCAATTCAATTCAGTCGTTAATCCAACAACTACTCTTTGCGCTGCACTTTTATTGCCAACTACGGCCACCGTAGttggaaatttattatttgacaatAGTTCATATTCTTATTTACAAAAGACTTTATTG gGTGGGTTAGTGTACATTGCAGTAAAAGGTGTATTTAGAATATATCAaagacaacacaatattataaaagaaagaaCACGTAAAGTCATTGACTATCCTGAAACTGATActgaagaaaataattaa
- the LOC132946851 gene encoding E3 ubiquitin-protein ligase MARCHF5-like isoform X1 — protein sequence MENASTGQRSSSCSQETSEQKHCWVCFGTDDDDYESNRDWVSPCKCRGSTRWVHQDCVQRWVDEKLKENLSVKAHCPQCHTQYIIVYDEVNYFVRILNKLDKTANQLCPFLAAGVVVSTLYWSAASYGAITMMQVMGEREAITMMENTDSYMLLLVLPSIPLSLILGKTINWEETLLLFVQRFTSQLPLLRTIMPSFLCEPVNNSTSTVQFNSVVNPTTTLCAALLLPTTATVVGNLLFDNSSYSYLQKTLLGGLVYIAVKGVFRIYQRQHNIIKERTRKVIDYPETDTEENN from the exons atggAAAACGCAAGTACCGGCCAACGTTCATCTTCCTGCAGTCAAGAAACATCTGa GCAGAAACATTGTTGGGTTTGTTTTGGTactgatgatgatgattatgaAAGTAACAGAGATTGGGTGTCACCATGTAAATGTCGCGGTTCCACACGATGG GTTCATCAGGATTGTGTTCAACGTTGGGTTGATGAAAAACTGAAAGAAAATCTTAGTGTTAAAGCACATTGCCCTCAATGccacacacaatatattattgtgtatgatGAAGTCA ATTACTTTGTTCGAATACTAAACAAACTTGATAAGACAGCTAATCAGCTATGTCCTTTTTTGGCAGCTGGTGTTGTGGTCAGCACTCTTTATTGGTCAGCAGCTTCTTATGGAGCAATAACGATGATGcag GTAATGGGTGAAAGAGAAGCTATAACAATGATGGAGAATACAGATTCATATATGTTGCTCTTGGTGTTGCCATCAATACCTCTCAGTCTAATTTTAGGCAAAACGATTAATTGGGAGGAAACCTTACTGTTATTTGTGCAGAGATTTACTTCACAACTACCCTTGTTAAGAACCATCATGCCTTCgttttt gtGTGAACCTGTTAACAATTCAACGAGTACAGTCCAATTCAATTCAGTCGTTAATCCAACAACTACTCTTTGCGCTGCACTTTTATTGCCAACTACGGCCACCGTAGttggaaatttattatttgacaatAGTTCATATTCTTATTTACAAAAGACTTTATTG gGTGGGTTAGTGTACATTGCAGTAAAAGGTGTATTTAGAATATATCAaagacaacacaatattataaaagaaagaaCACGTAAAGTCATTGACTATCCTGAAACTGATActgaagaaaataattaa
- the LOC132946454 gene encoding 2-aminoethanethiol dioxygenase, with amino-acid sequence MTSKIECVIRQAITTFSGSYTSKAFHDNLIKLKRNANELDARSIGLDFRLLRWDTYELNNNLDKLSGSTFIRHHQAPVTYIEVFEDENVSIGVFVLRDGAKIPLHDHPYMYGVLKVIYGKVKIQSYTPVHKDYSQINDCHIGAIKLAPIIVGETDDPCVLCPVEGNIHQVDTIDGPAAFVDILAPPYKTDIPEVGNRCCRYFKEVNISKDTKLAIISNPRDYWSDTAPYTGPQFNIHFEHKT; translated from the exons ATGACATCAAAAATCGAATGTGTTATTAGACAAGCAATAACTACATTTTCCGGTTCATATACATCAAAGGCATTTCAtgataatttgattaaattgaaACGCAATGCCAATGAATTGGATGCACGGTCGATTGGCTTGGATTTTAGATTGTTGCGATGGGATACATATGAATTGAACAACAACCTTGATAAATTGTCTGGATCCACATTTATACGCCATCATCAAGCTCCCGTTACTTATATTGAAGTGTTTGAAGATGAAAACGTATCAATCGGTGTGTTCGTGTTGAGAGATGGTGCTAAAATACCTTTACATGATCACCCTTACATGTATGGTGTGTTAAAAGTTATATATGGTAAAGTCAAAATACAAAGTTATACGCCCGTGCATAAGGATTATAGccaaataaa CGACTGTCACATTGGTGCAATAAAACTGGCACCAATTATTGTTGGAGAAACAGACGATCCGTGTGTGCTGTGTCCAGTGGAAGGAAATATTCATCAAGTGGATACTATTGATGGTCCAGCCGCGTTTGTTGACATATTAGCTCCACCATATAAAACTGATATTCCAGAAGTAGGGAATAGATGTTGCAGGTACTTTAAAGAAGTAAATATATCTAAAGATACCAAGTTAGCTATTATATCAAATCCTAGAGATTACTGGAGTGATACAGCTCCATATACTGGACctcaatttaatatacattttgaacataaaactTAA